From a region of the Corallococcus coralloides DSM 2259 genome:
- a CDS encoding MBL fold metallo-hydrolase, with product MRLDHRHQVTRLGPVLALSLLTGCFAGTVHRGPVTDHFDGESFQNIGDAPKLSPLTLISAVMEEKRGPWRDYAEEPAGPKPPERVGPGELRVTFIGHATVLLQADGVNVLTDPIYSERASPVSFVGPKRVRPPGIRFEDLPPIDIVVVSHNHYDHMDLPTLRQLEAAHHPLFLVGLGNRELLLDEGFQRVEELDWWQSAKSGPPGLKVWAVPAQHRSNRGLTDQEETLWAGYVLETSGGPVLFAGDTGLGPHFDRIAERFGPMRLSVLPIGAFRPRVLHPVHMGPEDALKAHHVLRSGTSVAMHYGTFPMAWDGQDEAKYLLLRLLLKEEVRPRFWALGFGEGRDVPPLAPGNDGRADAGR from the coding sequence ATGCGACTGGACCATCGTCATCAAGTGACGCGGCTGGGGCCCGTGCTGGCCCTGTCGCTGCTCACCGGCTGCTTCGCCGGCACCGTGCACCGGGGCCCGGTGACGGACCACTTCGACGGTGAGTCGTTCCAGAACATTGGCGACGCGCCGAAGCTGTCCCCGCTCACGCTGATCTCGGCCGTGATGGAGGAGAAGCGCGGCCCCTGGCGCGACTACGCGGAGGAGCCCGCCGGCCCGAAGCCGCCCGAGCGCGTGGGCCCGGGCGAGCTGCGCGTGACGTTCATCGGCCACGCCACGGTGCTGCTCCAGGCGGACGGGGTGAACGTGCTGACGGACCCCATCTATTCGGAGCGGGCGAGCCCCGTGTCCTTCGTGGGCCCCAAGCGAGTGCGGCCGCCGGGCATCCGCTTCGAGGACCTGCCGCCCATCGACATCGTGGTGGTGAGCCACAACCACTACGACCACATGGACCTGCCCACGCTGCGGCAGCTGGAGGCCGCGCACCATCCGCTCTTCCTCGTGGGCCTGGGCAACCGCGAGCTGCTCCTGGACGAGGGCTTCCAGCGCGTGGAGGAGCTGGACTGGTGGCAGTCCGCGAAGAGCGGTCCCCCGGGGTTGAAGGTGTGGGCGGTGCCCGCGCAGCACCGGTCGAACCGGGGGCTGACGGACCAGGAGGAGACGCTGTGGGCGGGCTACGTGCTGGAGACGTCCGGAGGCCCGGTGCTCTTCGCGGGCGACACGGGGCTGGGGCCGCACTTCGACCGCATCGCCGAGCGCTTCGGGCCCATGCGCCTGTCGGTGCTGCCCATCGGCGCGTTCCGTCCGCGCGTCCTGCACCCGGTGCACATGGGGCCGGAGGACGCGCTGAAGGCGCACCACGTGCTGCGCTCGGGCACGTCCGTGGCGATGCACTACGGCACCTTCCCCATGGCGTGGGATGGACAGGACGAAGCGAAGTACCTGCTCCTGCGGCTGCTGCTGAAGGAGGAGGTGCGGCCGCGCTTCTGGGCGCTCGGCTTTGGCGAGGGCCGGGACGTGCCGCCGCTGGCGCCGGGGAATGACGGGCGCGCCGATGCCGGACGCTGA
- a CDS encoding SRPBCC family protein: protein MSDDRPVKLTVTHRFKASAERVFDAWLNPVKARCWLFVTAPEKPLVRAEINARPGGRFCFADLRDGEAVEHVGEYLEVDRPRRLVFTFGVPKYSPDYDRVTVDIVPEGEGCVLTLTHEMGPEGEKWKDSTEKGWSKMLVGLDTWLYEAPATAQ, encoded by the coding sequence ATGAGCGACGACCGCCCCGTGAAGCTGACCGTCACCCACCGCTTCAAGGCCTCCGCCGAGCGGGTCTTCGATGCCTGGCTCAACCCCGTGAAGGCCCGCTGCTGGCTCTTCGTCACGGCGCCGGAGAAGCCGCTGGTGCGCGCGGAAATCAATGCGCGGCCAGGCGGCCGGTTCTGCTTCGCCGACCTGCGCGACGGCGAAGCGGTGGAGCATGTGGGCGAGTACCTGGAGGTCGACCGGCCTCGCCGGCTGGTGTTCACCTTCGGGGTGCCGAAGTACTCGCCGGATTACGACCGGGTGACGGTGGACATCGTTCCCGAAGGGGAGGGCTGTGTGCTCACCCTGACCCACGAGATGGGCCCGGAAGGCGAGAAGTGGAAGGACAGCACCGAGAAGGGGTGGTCCAAGATGCTGGTGGGGCTGGACACCTGGCTGTACGAGGCCCCGGCCACCGCCCAGTAG
- a CDS encoding NIPSNAP family protein translates to MPSSCCSVLELRQYTLHPGQRDVLISLFDRAFIESQEATGMHVIGQFRDEDRPDRFVWLRGFRDMASRREALSAFYGGPVWKEHRNAANVTMQDSDNVLLLRPVRPDTGLAHPSASRPPPGADARPDSRVEVTVCYLKAPAAEALTACFEQHMRPVLTELGAPPQGLFQTEPAENTFPALPVRTGEHVFVWLTMFPDAGHHQEHLRRRAAAKGWVEPLQPWLSAPIEHLILSPTARSELR, encoded by the coding sequence ATGCCGTCCTCTTGCTGCTCGGTCCTCGAGTTGCGCCAGTACACGCTGCATCCCGGTCAGCGGGACGTCCTCATCTCGCTCTTCGACCGGGCCTTCATCGAGTCGCAGGAAGCCACCGGCATGCACGTCATCGGTCAGTTCCGCGACGAGGACCGTCCGGACCGGTTCGTGTGGCTGCGAGGCTTTCGCGACATGGCCTCACGGCGCGAAGCCTTGAGCGCGTTCTACGGCGGCCCGGTGTGGAAGGAGCACCGCAACGCCGCGAACGTGACCATGCAGGACTCCGACAACGTGCTGCTCCTGCGGCCGGTGCGGCCAGACACGGGCCTCGCGCATCCGAGCGCGTCCCGACCGCCTCCAGGCGCGGATGCACGTCCCGACTCCCGGGTGGAGGTGACGGTCTGCTACCTGAAGGCTCCCGCCGCTGAAGCCCTCACGGCCTGCTTCGAACAGCACATGCGCCCGGTGCTCACGGAGCTGGGCGCCCCGCCCCAAGGCCTGTTCCAGACCGAACCCGCGGAGAACACCTTCCCTGCCCTGCCCGTGCGCACGGGAGAGCACGTCTTCGTCTGGCTCACCATGTTCCCGGATGCCGGACACCACCAAGAGCACCTTCGACGCCGAGCCGCTGCGAAGGGCTGGGTGGAGCCGCTCCAACCGTGGCTGAGCGCGCCAATCGAACACCTGATTCTGTCCCCCACCGCGCGCTCCGAGCTGCGCTGA
- a CDS encoding ArsR/SmtB family transcription factor, whose product MRTPATPNHLDQTLLALADPTRRAILQRLAAGELRVTELAQPFAMSLNAVSKHIRVLERAKLVRRRREGREHLLSFTPKPMDEAARWMEAQRASWTSRLQALDDLLQAEDRAAAASAPPHPKGRLR is encoded by the coding sequence ATGCGCACCCCTGCGACTCCGAACCATCTGGATCAGACGCTGCTGGCGCTGGCCGACCCGACGCGACGGGCCATCCTCCAGCGCCTGGCAGCGGGGGAGCTGCGCGTGACGGAACTGGCCCAGCCGTTCGCCATGTCCCTCAACGCGGTGTCCAAGCACATCCGCGTGCTGGAGCGCGCGAAGCTGGTGCGCCGCCGCCGCGAGGGCCGCGAACACCTGCTGTCCTTCACTCCGAAGCCCATGGACGAAGCCGCGCGCTGGATGGAAGCCCAGCGCGCGAGCTGGACCTCCCGGCTCCAGGCGCTCGACGACCTGCTCCAAGCCGAGGACCGTGCCGCCGCGGCCTCCGCCCCTCCCCACCCGAAAGGACGTCTCCGATGA
- a CDS encoding PLP-dependent aminotransferase family protein, producing MKTSTGVASSLILRLDSRSPTPLHEQLFEGIRARILAGALAPGLRLPSSRQLATELEVARSTVLQALDALTAEGYLVAQAGSCTRVAPELPILAGDRSHEPGLPAAARASSVGPRLAASARALKASLVGAPRLGAAPRAFRPGVPALDLFPTALWARTVSRVHARASTGLLDGGDPSGNAPLREAIATHVSVSRGVRCSSAQVFITAGTQQAFDEVLRLALNRGDSVWVEDPGYPGARRAVLAAGGRPVPIPVDGDGLDVGAGLARAPRARVALVAPSHQYPLGVTLSLARRMALLQWAERTRALIIEDDYDSEFRHRGRPLTALQGLDDAGCVVYVGTFSKSMFPGLRLGFLVVPPSLVDVFSAARASAPAPASTMEQAALAVFLAEGHFARHLRRMRAAYRERGEALLEALHSDCSGVLTPSPCDTGMQVCASLAAPLSDLHVRDGAARLGVEVAALSDYSLGRRRESGLVFGFGGVRPDDMRAGTRALARAIEAARRR from the coding sequence TTGAAGACCTCCACCGGCGTCGCGTCCTCGCTCATCCTGCGGCTCGATTCGCGGAGCCCTACGCCGCTGCATGAGCAGCTCTTCGAAGGCATCCGTGCGCGCATCCTCGCGGGGGCGCTGGCACCCGGGCTGCGGCTTCCCTCCTCCCGTCAGCTCGCCACCGAGTTGGAGGTGGCCCGCAGCACCGTCCTCCAGGCGCTGGATGCGCTCACGGCGGAGGGCTACCTCGTGGCCCAGGCAGGCTCCTGCACCCGCGTCGCGCCCGAGCTGCCCATCCTCGCCGGAGACCGGAGCCATGAACCCGGGCTTCCCGCTGCCGCGCGTGCGTCAAGCGTGGGGCCTCGGCTTGCTGCCTCCGCACGGGCGTTGAAGGCCTCACTGGTCGGTGCTCCGCGCCTGGGGGCCGCGCCTCGTGCGTTCCGGCCTGGGGTGCCCGCGCTGGACCTGTTTCCCACCGCGCTCTGGGCCCGCACGGTGTCTCGCGTTCATGCTCGCGCGAGCACGGGGTTGCTCGACGGCGGCGACCCTTCGGGGAATGCGCCGCTGCGCGAAGCCATCGCCACCCATGTGTCGGTGTCGCGTGGCGTGCGCTGCTCCTCGGCGCAGGTCTTCATCACGGCGGGGACCCAGCAGGCCTTCGATGAAGTGCTCCGGCTCGCGCTGAACCGTGGGGACTCCGTCTGGGTGGAGGACCCTGGCTATCCCGGCGCCCGTCGCGCCGTGCTCGCCGCGGGTGGACGGCCGGTGCCCATCCCCGTGGATGGGGACGGGCTCGACGTGGGTGCGGGTCTGGCTCGTGCGCCTCGGGCCCGGGTCGCGTTGGTGGCTCCTTCGCACCAATACCCGCTGGGCGTCACGTTGAGCCTGGCGCGGCGGATGGCGCTGCTCCAGTGGGCCGAACGCACCCGCGCGCTGATCATCGAGGACGATTACGACAGCGAGTTCCGCCACCGCGGCCGTCCCCTCACCGCGCTCCAGGGACTCGATGACGCCGGCTGCGTGGTCTACGTGGGCACGTTCAGCAAGTCGATGTTCCCCGGTCTGCGCCTGGGCTTCCTCGTCGTGCCGCCTTCGCTCGTGGATGTCTTCTCCGCGGCACGCGCCTCCGCGCCCGCGCCCGCCTCCACGATGGAGCAGGCCGCGCTCGCCGTGTTCCTCGCGGAGGGCCACTTCGCCCGTCACCTGCGCCGCATGCGCGCGGCCTACCGGGAGCGCGGTGAGGCCCTGCTCGAAGCCCTGCACTCCGACTGCTCGGGCGTCCTCACGCCCAGCCCCTGTGACACCGGCATGCAGGTGTGCGCGTCCCTGGCCGCGCCGCTGTCCGACCTGCACGTCCGCGACGGGGCCGCGCGCCTGGGCGTGGAGGTCGCCGCCTTGTCCGACTACTCCCTCGGCCGCCGCCGCGAGTCCGGCCTCGTCTTCGGCTTTGGCGGCGTGCGCCCGGACGACATGCGCGCCGGGACACGAGCCCTGGCCCGGGCAATCGAAGCCGCGCGCCGACGCTGA